One window of Phycisphaeraceae bacterium genomic DNA carries:
- a CDS encoding M3 family oligoendopeptidase, which yields MSAIVGTRRDAASREEGRRLTSATIEFVPPATSVPASLDATSWSALEPVFHELLDRPLRSRADFDAWMIDRSELDAACSEAQANLYIAMTCATEDAPAQRAYAEFIENIVPKIKPLAFALDKKLTAEAERLSLSDERYGVVIRDTAADIALFRTENIPLETELSKLSQKYDQIIGAMTVSFDGGEKTLPQMAVYQESIDRSVRESAWRSVAARRLQDKDGIDSLFDTMVEMRDRVARNAGFADFVGYVFKAKHRFDYTPRHCFDFHRACEDVVVPMIRRQEEKRRRSLGVDVLRPWDLTVDVKGRGPLRPFSNGTELMSKSVRTFNRLDPRLGSMLAELGSGSEARGSADGACLDLDSRKGKAPGGYQYVRDRSRKPFIFMNAAGTGRDVSTMLHEAGHAFHSVLSINEPLLAYRHAPLEFCEVASMSMELLTLPHIGGQDGFYSSEEDLARARRQQIERAVYLLPWIATVDAFQHWIYTNPRHSHEQRIEEWLRLDTRFGSSCSWEGIEETRRYIWHRQSHIFSVPFYYIEYAIAQLGALQLWLIGLERGEKAAIDLYIRAMTLGGSRPLPALFSAAGLRFDFGPETVRRLVDRAEAELDRLPE from the coding sequence ATGTCTGCTATCGTCGGGACGCGGCGCGATGCCGCATCGCGAGAGGAAGGACGACGATTGACATCAGCAACCATCGAGTTTGTGCCCCCGGCAACGAGCGTTCCCGCTTCGCTGGATGCCACTTCATGGAGCGCTCTGGAGCCGGTTTTTCACGAGCTGCTTGATCGTCCCCTGCGCTCCCGGGCGGACTTCGATGCGTGGATGATCGACCGGAGCGAACTGGACGCGGCGTGTTCGGAAGCGCAGGCCAATCTGTATATCGCGATGACGTGCGCGACCGAAGACGCCCCGGCGCAGCGGGCGTACGCGGAATTCATCGAGAACATCGTCCCCAAAATAAAGCCGCTCGCGTTTGCGCTGGACAAGAAGCTGACGGCCGAGGCGGAGCGTCTGAGCCTTTCGGATGAGCGGTATGGAGTCGTGATTCGCGACACTGCGGCGGATATCGCGCTTTTTCGTACCGAGAACATCCCGCTCGAGACCGAGCTTTCCAAGTTGAGCCAGAAGTACGATCAGATAATCGGCGCGATGACGGTGTCGTTTGACGGAGGTGAAAAGACGCTGCCTCAGATGGCGGTGTACCAGGAGTCGATCGACCGCTCCGTGCGAGAAAGCGCCTGGCGGAGCGTTGCCGCACGCCGCTTGCAGGACAAAGACGGGATCGACAGCCTGTTCGACACCATGGTCGAAATGCGCGATCGGGTCGCACGCAACGCCGGGTTCGCGGACTTTGTCGGCTACGTCTTCAAGGCGAAGCACCGATTCGATTACACACCGAGGCATTGTTTCGATTTTCATCGTGCCTGCGAGGACGTCGTCGTTCCGATGATCCGGCGCCAGGAGGAGAAGCGCCGGCGCTCGCTCGGCGTCGATGTTCTGCGCCCGTGGGACCTCACCGTCGATGTCAAAGGGCGTGGCCCGCTGCGACCGTTCAGTAACGGCACGGAATTGATGTCCAAGTCGGTCCGGACATTCAACAGGCTCGATCCGCGGTTGGGCTCGATGCTCGCCGAACTCGGAAGCGGAAGCGAAGCACGTGGATCGGCTGATGGCGCCTGCCTCGATCTGGATTCGCGCAAAGGCAAGGCTCCCGGCGGTTATCAGTACGTACGCGACCGCTCGCGCAAGCCGTTCATTTTCATGAATGCCGCAGGTACCGGGCGGGATGTATCGACCATGCTGCACGAAGCGGGGCACGCTTTTCACTCCGTGCTGTCGATTAACGAGCCGCTGCTGGCGTATCGGCACGCGCCGCTAGAGTTCTGCGAGGTCGCGAGCATGAGCATGGAACTGCTGACGCTGCCTCACATCGGCGGACAAGACGGCTTTTATTCCTCGGAGGAAGACCTGGCCCGCGCCCGGCGCCAGCAGATCGAGCGTGCCGTCTATTTGCTCCCCTGGATCGCCACGGTCGATGCGTTCCAGCACTGGATCTATACCAACCCCCGCCATTCGCACGAGCAGAGAATCGAGGAATGGCTGCGCCTCGACACGCGGTTCGGCAGCTCTTGTTCGTGGGAAGGGATCGAGGAGACACGCCGGTACATCTGGCATCGCCAGTCGCACATCTTTTCGGTCCCGTTCTACTACATCGAATACGCGATTGCCCAGCTGGGCGCATTGCAGTTATGGCTGATCGGGCTTGAACGAGGCGAAAAAGCGGCCATCGACCTGTACATCCGGGCGATGACGCTGGGCGGGTCAAGGCCGTTGCCGGCGCTCTTCAGCGCCGCCGGGTTGCGCTTTGATTTTGGACCCGAAACGGTGCGCCGGCTGGTCGACAGGGCCGAAGCCGAACTGGACCGACTCCCAGAATAG
- the ubiA gene encoding putative 4-hydroxybenzoate polyprenyltransferase encodes MSTSLQTSAGPRSAVVDRFAIAAGDIKLSHSIFAMPFALLAAFLARPHEMPWLRFGVALGLVVVCMFLARSWAMLINRLADRTLDAQNPRTARRAFASGRLSPRFGTALTLSLGALFVMTTAIFWLAFANPWPLVLSIPVLLWIGLYSFTKRFTWACHLFLGTSLAASPLAAAIAIEPAALGLPAAASGPVAADSGAALWFLAAMVTLWVAGFDIIYSLQDVDEDRRQRLFSIPSRLGVRTAIWISRALHGLAVVCLIEAWRFDPRLGPAFGGGIALVAALLIVEHLILARRGKAGLDAAFFTMNSLVSLVVGGLGIADTAI; translated from the coding sequence ATGAGCACCTCGCTTCAAACTTCGGCCGGACCTCGAAGCGCAGTTGTCGATCGATTCGCGATCGCCGCGGGGGATATCAAACTCTCTCACTCGATTTTCGCGATGCCGTTCGCGCTCCTCGCCGCGTTCCTCGCTCGCCCGCACGAAATGCCCTGGCTCCGATTCGGCGTCGCCCTGGGGCTGGTCGTGGTCTGCATGTTTCTTGCACGAAGTTGGGCCATGCTGATCAACCGGCTCGCGGATCGCACGCTCGATGCGCAGAATCCCCGCACAGCTCGGCGCGCCTTTGCTTCGGGCCGGCTTTCTCCGCGTTTCGGCACGGCGCTCACGCTGTCGCTTGGTGCTCTCTTCGTCATGACGACCGCGATCTTTTGGCTTGCGTTCGCGAATCCGTGGCCGCTCGTGCTTTCGATTCCTGTGCTTCTCTGGATCGGGCTCTACTCCTTCACCAAGCGATTCACTTGGGCCTGCCACCTCTTTCTCGGGACCTCGCTCGCGGCATCGCCGCTCGCCGCCGCAATCGCAATCGAACCTGCCGCGCTCGGACTTCCCGCGGCGGCCTCCGGCCCTGTTGCAGCCGACTCGGGCGCCGCACTCTGGTTTCTCGCCGCGATGGTGACGCTGTGGGTTGCCGGCTTCGACATCATCTACTCGCTGCAGGATGTGGACGAAGACCGGCGCCAACGCCTGTTCAGCATTCCATCGCGACTCGGGGTGCGCACGGCCATTTGGATCAGCCGCGCGCTGCACGGCCTCGCCGTCGTTTGTCTGATCGAGGCGTGGCGATTCGATCCCCGGCTTGGTCCAGCATTCGGAGGCGGAATCGCCCTGGTTGCAGCGCTTCTCATCGTCGAGCATCTGATTCTCGCGCGACGGGGGAAAGCCGGTCTCGATGCCGCGTTCTTCACCATGAACAGCCTCGTGAGCCTCGTGGTGGGCGGCTTGGGTATCGCGGACACCGCGATTTAG
- a CDS encoding O-methyltransferase: MDMTAERWAFLSNYMREVFAREDAPLGAVMSRAEKAGVPRIEVSPETGKFLEVIASMAGKSGRAKLALEFGTLAGYSSVWIARGMAEGGKLITIEMSTVHAEQAAETFRQCGLSERISIRQGRVLEVLPKIEKEIAKEIGNESVDLVFIDALKSEYPQYLEAALPLVRPGGVILFDNALASRWTMDMEPGKDADRDTMDALNRKMGADPRLIACCVPIGNGVAMVRKK; this comes from the coding sequence ATGGACATGACCGCCGAGCGCTGGGCGTTTCTTTCGAACTACATGCGAGAGGTGTTTGCGCGAGAAGATGCGCCTCTGGGCGCGGTGATGTCGCGCGCGGAGAAGGCGGGCGTGCCGCGGATCGAGGTGAGCCCGGAGACGGGGAAGTTTCTGGAGGTGATCGCGTCGATGGCGGGAAAGAGTGGCCGAGCGAAACTGGCGCTCGAGTTCGGGACGCTGGCGGGGTATTCGAGTGTCTGGATCGCGCGCGGGATGGCGGAGGGCGGGAAGCTGATCACGATCGAGATGAGCACGGTGCACGCGGAGCAGGCGGCGGAGACGTTCCGGCAGTGCGGGCTCTCGGAGCGGATCTCGATCCGTCAGGGGCGCGTGCTGGAGGTGCTGCCCAAAATTGAAAAAGAGATCGCAAAGGAAATCGGGAACGAGAGCGTGGATCTGGTGTTCATCGATGCGCTCAAGAGCGAGTATCCGCAGTATCTGGAGGCGGCGCTGCCGCTGGTGAGGCCGGGCGGTGTGATCCTGTTCGACAACGCGCTGGCAAGCCGGTGGACGATGGACATGGAGCCCGGGAAGGACGCGGATCGGGACACGATGGATGCGCTCAATCGGAAGATGGGCGCGGACCCGAGGCTGATCGCGTGCTGCGTGCCGATCGGGAACGGGGTGGCGATGGTGAGGAAGAAGTGA
- the ggt gene encoding gamma-glutamyltransferase — MFRRLALPTLACVLLASCAQTQLAGKQGLAAAPRSSLRAGAEPTYKHVVAADQEIASQAGLEMLQRGGNAIDAAVAASFTLSVVRPYSCGIGGGGFMLIHLKKHPKIDGLPRTVALDYREVAPAWAKADFFETDPRLKNDPSASTMGAHAVAIPGTVAGLLEALATYGTLPRETVLAPAIRAAEAGFAVDADYIRATNSPNVARGLKDGGRFAQFRTIYLLNGTIREGDILKQPEQARALKLIARDGASAFYKGEIATAIRRVLAAGGAEVSAIELAAYRPRELPALSTVFQGRRVYAFPPPSSGGIVLVQTLGMIEARRREFDSFEFAGSEQIHFLAEALKHSFADRSRFLADPTFVNVPLLALTSQSNTRELASRIDMTRTQPIDSYGSHLPQNDNKATSDAGTSHLSAVDSWGNAVACTETINLSFGSLVCVPGFGFLLNDQMDDFTTRRGKPNAFGLRQDERNLPAPGKQPLSSMCPTIVLAGESTSSPVELVVGGSGGPWIITGTLQVLLDCVTYGIPASKAVAQPRIHHQWMPNVLRIEPEIADSHERAGAKEQTVRAGLESRGHELNLGKSECVIQVIRKSPIAPGRYEAGSDPRKGGKPAGE; from the coding sequence ATGTTCCGTCGATTGGCTCTGCCCACCCTTGCCTGCGTCCTCCTCGCTTCCTGCGCTCAGACGCAACTCGCCGGGAAACAGGGACTTGCCGCAGCGCCGCGCTCATCCCTGAGGGCCGGCGCGGAACCGACGTACAAGCACGTCGTCGCGGCGGATCAGGAAATCGCCTCGCAGGCCGGGCTCGAGATGCTTCAAAGAGGCGGCAATGCGATCGATGCCGCCGTTGCCGCGAGTTTCACGCTTTCGGTTGTTCGGCCCTATTCCTGCGGGATCGGCGGGGGCGGGTTCATGCTCATCCATCTCAAGAAGCATCCGAAGATCGACGGCCTGCCTCGCACCGTCGCCCTCGACTACCGCGAAGTCGCGCCCGCATGGGCAAAGGCTGATTTTTTCGAGACCGATCCGAGGTTGAAGAATGATCCGAGCGCGTCGACGATGGGCGCGCACGCCGTTGCGATCCCGGGCACCGTCGCGGGTCTTCTCGAGGCGCTCGCAACGTACGGGACGCTTCCCCGGGAGACCGTGCTCGCGCCGGCGATCCGTGCCGCCGAAGCGGGCTTCGCCGTGGACGCGGACTACATTCGCGCCACGAATTCACCCAATGTCGCCCGAGGGCTCAAAGACGGCGGCCGTTTCGCTCAGTTTCGCACGATCTACCTTCTGAACGGAACGATCAGAGAGGGCGACATTCTCAAACAGCCCGAACAGGCGCGTGCGCTGAAGCTCATCGCGCGCGACGGCGCGAGCGCGTTCTACAAAGGAGAAATCGCCACCGCGATCCGGCGCGTGCTCGCGGCGGGCGGCGCCGAAGTTTCCGCGATAGAATTGGCCGCGTATCGACCGCGCGAGCTGCCCGCCCTTTCCACGGTATTCCAAGGAAGGCGTGTTTACGCGTTTCCGCCTCCTTCGAGCGGCGGCATCGTGCTGGTGCAGACACTCGGAATGATCGAAGCAAGGCGGAGAGAGTTCGATTCGTTCGAATTCGCCGGCAGTGAACAGATCCATTTTCTTGCCGAGGCTCTAAAGCATTCGTTTGCCGATCGCTCGCGCTTTCTCGCGGACCCGACGTTTGTCAACGTGCCCCTGCTCGCGCTCACGAGCCAGAGCAACACCCGCGAGCTCGCCTCCCGCATCGACATGACGCGCACGCAGCCGATTGATTCGTACGGAAGCCATCTGCCGCAGAACGACAACAAAGCAACAAGCGACGCCGGCACAAGCCATCTGAGTGCCGTCGATTCCTGGGGAAACGCTGTCGCCTGCACCGAAACGATCAATCTGAGTTTCGGGTCTCTTGTTTGTGTCCCCGGCTTCGGCTTCCTGCTGAACGATCAGATGGACGATTTCACGACCCGCCGCGGCAAACCGAACGCCTTTGGACTCCGGCAAGACGAGCGCAATCTCCCGGCTCCCGGCAAGCAGCCGCTCTCGAGCATGTGCCCCACCATCGTGCTCGCGGGTGAGTCCACATCTTCGCCGGTTGAACTCGTCGTTGGCGGATCGGGCGGGCCATGGATCATCACCGGAACGCTGCAGGTTCTGCTCGATTGCGTGACCTATGGAATCCCGGCGTCGAAGGCGGTCGCGCAGCCTCGCATTCACCATCAGTGGATGCCCAACGTGCTGCGTATCGAACCGGAGATCGCCGATTCGCACGAGCGCGCGGGAGCGAAAGAGCAAACGGTGCGCGCCGGACTCGAATCTCGCGGACATGAACTCAATCTCGGAAAATCCGAGTGCGTTATCCAGGTCATCCGGAAATCCCCCATCGCTCCCGGACGCTACGAAGCGGGAAGTGATCCGAGAAAGGGCGGCAAGCCCGCCGGCGAATGA
- a CDS encoding DUF885 domain-containing protein yields MHNGICVRDRCRAAVAVAAFVFVSFGNASIGAGEPATKPAFVPTHTEIADRSPKVLALLDEYYDFTMRTSPEGASTKGDLRFNDQLSDMSAGAIAEERGQLRSFLTRIRAFDRTGLAEADATDLDLLEYTIGVALDSARFLSEQQPITALSGPHIELPQLYLSLPLQNDALLADYATRLEKIPVLIRQHIANMRDGLNAGRVPPKVILAKSVELTRGLAGDDVIADPSLSPFYAPFRARPTNDPLSARAARAVREQVVPAFRELADFLEKEYIPKCRDSVGAAQGLDGLAAYESNLRRETTTNLTAQQIHEIGLKEVARIKAEMMRVIDETDWAEKDKYQGEEPFAKFVEFLRTDPRFYFTDEKSLLDGYKVICKTIDPDLTRLFGVLPRLSYGVRPIPRFAAPSSPAAYCYPGSIKSGVPGYFMVNTYDLSQRPRYGMWSLSLHESVPGHHFQLSIADELQGLHPYRTQIQYTSYVEGWALYSESLGLEMGDSPRTKANPEARGVYADPYDYFGRLSDEIWRACRLVVDTGMHAMGWTRQQAIDYMLANSAGTELDTVSEIDRYIGWPGQACAYKIGELKIRELRSRAENTLGDRFDVRAFHDEILGAGALPLSVLEKRIDRWIANQVKETVQPPKGSGVARP; encoded by the coding sequence ATGCACAACGGAATTTGCGTCCGGGATCGGTGTCGCGCGGCGGTCGCGGTTGCCGCCTTTGTTTTTGTCAGCTTTGGAAACGCTTCGATCGGCGCGGGTGAACCGGCGACGAAACCCGCATTTGTGCCGACACACACCGAAATCGCAGACCGCTCGCCGAAGGTGCTCGCGCTTCTGGATGAATACTACGACTTCACGATGCGGACGAGTCCCGAGGGGGCGAGCACCAAGGGAGACCTGCGATTCAACGATCAACTGAGCGACATGAGTGCGGGCGCAATCGCCGAAGAACGAGGGCAACTGAGGTCCTTCCTCACTCGCATCAGAGCGTTCGATCGCACCGGTCTCGCGGAAGCCGACGCAACCGACCTCGATCTCCTCGAGTACACGATCGGCGTCGCTCTCGATTCCGCGCGTTTCCTTTCCGAGCAGCAGCCGATCACGGCGCTCTCCGGTCCGCACATCGAACTGCCGCAACTCTATTTGTCGTTGCCCCTGCAGAACGATGCACTGCTCGCCGACTACGCGACTCGTCTCGAAAAAATCCCTGTTCTCATCCGGCAGCACATCGCGAACATGCGTGACGGCTTGAACGCGGGCCGCGTGCCGCCCAAAGTCATTCTCGCCAAGAGCGTCGAGCTCACGCGGGGCCTCGCGGGCGATGATGTGATCGCCGATCCTTCGCTCTCTCCGTTCTACGCTCCATTTCGCGCGCGCCCGACGAACGATCCGCTCTCGGCCCGCGCCGCGAGAGCCGTCCGCGAGCAAGTCGTGCCCGCGTTCCGCGAGCTCGCCGATTTTCTCGAAAAGGAATACATCCCAAAGTGCCGCGACAGCGTCGGCGCCGCGCAGGGGCTCGATGGTCTGGCGGCATACGAATCCAATCTCCGCCGCGAAACAACCACGAATCTGACGGCCCAGCAGATCCACGAGATCGGCCTCAAGGAAGTCGCGCGGATCAAGGCCGAGATGATGCGTGTGATCGACGAGACCGACTGGGCCGAGAAGGACAAGTACCAGGGCGAGGAACCATTCGCCAAGTTCGTCGAGTTTCTCCGCACCGATCCGCGCTTCTACTTCACCGACGAGAAATCGCTTCTCGACGGCTACAAGGTGATTTGCAAGACCATCGACCCCGATCTCACTCGGCTCTTCGGTGTTCTCCCCAGGCTTTCGTACGGAGTGCGGCCCATCCCGCGGTTCGCGGCGCCGAGCTCTCCCGCGGCATACTGCTACCCCGGTTCGATCAAGTCCGGCGTTCCCGGCTACTTCATGGTGAACACCTACGACCTCAGCCAGCGCCCGCGCTATGGCATGTGGTCGCTCTCGCTCCACGAAAGCGTTCCGGGGCATCACTTTCAGCTCTCGATCGCGGATGAACTCCAAGGGCTTCATCCGTATCGCACGCAGATCCAGTACACGTCCTACGTGGAAGGCTGGGCGCTCTACAGCGAAAGTCTCGGCCTGGAAATGGGAGACAGTCCGCGCACGAAAGCGAATCCCGAAGCGCGAGGTGTCTACGCCGACCCGTACGACTATTTCGGGCGGCTGAGCGACGAGATCTGGCGTGCCTGCAGGCTCGTCGTTGATACAGGCATGCACGCGATGGGCTGGACGCGCCAGCAGGCGATCGACTACATGCTCGCCAACAGCGCCGGCACCGAGCTCGACACGGTGAGCGAGATCGACCGCTACATTGGCTGGCCCGGTCAAGCCTGCGCGTACAAGATCGGCGAACTGAAGATCCGCGAGCTGCGATCACGTGCCGAAAACACGCTCGGTGATCGGTTCGATGTTCGCGCTTTTCATGATGAGATTCTGGGCGCGGGCGCGTTACCTCTGAGCGTGCTCGAGAAACGCATCGACCGCTGGATCGCGAATCAGGTGAAAGAAACAGTTCAGCCGCCGAAGGGCAGCGGCGTCGCGCGCCCGTAG
- a CDS encoding carboxymuconolactone decarboxylase family protein: protein MTQATSRYEQFQTYRTRMNCRILGDEKERAGVGAARADGSVAPGGTLVTKRFFSLDHQTYSEGALPVKTKELLGLVASAVLRCDDCIAYHVDQCVKLGFSDEEIWEAMDVALIVGGSIVVPHLRRAVEFLDQARAKA, encoded by the coding sequence ATGACGCAAGCCACTTCGAGGTACGAGCAGTTCCAGACCTATCGCACGCGGATGAATTGCCGCATTCTCGGCGATGAGAAGGAGCGAGCCGGCGTGGGCGCGGCGCGGGCGGATGGTTCGGTCGCGCCGGGCGGAACGCTGGTCACGAAGCGGTTTTTCTCGCTCGATCACCAGACGTATTCGGAGGGCGCGCTACCGGTCAAGACCAAGGAGCTGCTCGGGCTGGTGGCGTCGGCGGTGCTGCGGTGCGACGACTGCATCGCGTACCACGTTGATCAGTGCGTGAAGCTGGGTTTCTCGGATGAAGAGATCTGGGAAGCGATGGATGTGGCGCTGATCGTCGGGGGGAGCATCGTGGTGCCGCACTTGAGGCGGGCGGTGGAGTTTCTGGATCAGGCTCGCGCGAAGGCGTGA
- a CDS encoding ABC transporter ATP-binding protein: protein MLFQRRSSRSRYQEYLTKRKDPAWAKLDAAEATGQRQRKGARGRGFFELFRLFWKQIREHRKTVVAALGTVTLATGIGLLMPASTLITIDYIVTDHPGPSGIPEVARRLIAATGVNIDWSSIEKLDRVRLLWVLGFFMVVLTMINIVVWTWGRWQMTRLTKRVQASMRMQVFEHASRLPLHRIYQLKTGGVVSILREDAGAAAELLFSLLYNPWRAIVQLVGTLAILALVDWRLLVGGMLLIPAVWLSHRTWINRIRPIYRDIKITRTSIDAHSTEAFGGMRVVRGFSRELSESGRFTKAGHLMSRQEILVWWWSRILEMVWSLLIPVASTGVLVYGGTQVIRGNLTIGEVMMFTSYLLMLLSPLETLTNTATAVQTNLAGFDRILDVLSEPGEFGDDGQEGKLQLDRAKVRGHIALEHVSFAYPILQARSKSSGAKGDQATPAPRAVLKDVSLDIRAGMTVALVGASGSGKTTLCNLIARFFDPCEVPDEEAPGGKWPAGRIMLDGVDLKNIDVRSFRRLLGIVEQDVFLFDGTIAANIAYGRLASSGNGLVTEEEVMQAVKRAAESANAAEFIDRLEHGYQTLIGERGVRLSGGQKQRLAIARALLADPAILILDEATSNLDAESEALIQRSLGVLMKGRTCFVIAHRLSTIRHADLIVVLEQGRVVETGTHQQLLAFEGRYADLLRTQLEAHSPDAARGIREDLAESRHLLGDTAASGISE from the coding sequence ATGTTGTTTCAGCGACGGAGCAGCCGCTCCCGCTATCAGGAATATCTGACGAAGCGCAAGGATCCGGCGTGGGCCAAGCTCGACGCGGCGGAGGCGACCGGCCAGAGGCAGCGCAAGGGAGCGCGAGGGCGCGGCTTCTTTGAGCTCTTTCGGCTGTTCTGGAAGCAGATCCGGGAACATCGCAAGACGGTGGTCGCGGCACTCGGAACCGTCACGCTCGCGACCGGCATCGGTCTGCTCATGCCCGCGAGCACGCTGATCACAATTGACTACATCGTCACCGATCACCCCGGACCTTCCGGCATACCCGAGGTGGCGCGTCGCCTCATCGCGGCGACAGGCGTCAACATCGACTGGAGCTCCATCGAAAAACTCGATCGGGTCCGTTTGCTGTGGGTGCTCGGGTTCTTCATGGTCGTTCTCACGATGATCAACATCGTGGTGTGGACTTGGGGACGCTGGCAGATGACGCGACTCACGAAGCGCGTGCAAGCCTCGATGCGGATGCAGGTGTTCGAGCACGCGTCGAGACTCCCTCTTCACCGGATCTACCAGCTCAAGACCGGCGGCGTCGTGAGCATTCTCCGCGAAGATGCCGGTGCCGCGGCGGAGCTTCTCTTCAGCCTCCTCTACAACCCCTGGCGAGCGATTGTCCAGCTTGTCGGAACGCTCGCGATCCTCGCGCTGGTTGATTGGCGGCTTCTGGTCGGCGGGATGCTGCTCATTCCGGCGGTCTGGCTGAGCCACCGGACGTGGATCAACCGCATCCGACCGATCTATCGCGATATCAAGATCACCCGCACCAGCATCGATGCGCACAGCACCGAGGCGTTCGGGGGCATGCGCGTGGTCCGCGGATTCTCACGCGAGCTCTCCGAATCCGGCCGATTCACCAAGGCCGGGCACCTCATGTCGCGCCAGGAGATCCTGGTCTGGTGGTGGTCGCGGATCCTGGAGATGGTCTGGTCGCTGCTCATTCCTGTCGCGAGCACGGGCGTGCTGGTCTACGGAGGCACGCAGGTCATCCGCGGCAACCTCACCATCGGCGAGGTGATGATGTTCACGAGCTACTTGCTCATGCTGCTCAGCCCGCTCGAGACGCTGACCAATACCGCGACGGCGGTTCAGACGAATCTCGCGGGATTTGATCGGATTCTCGATGTGCTCTCGGAGCCGGGCGAGTTCGGCGACGACGGACAGGAGGGCAAACTCCAGCTCGATCGCGCGAAGGTGAGGGGGCACATTGCGCTCGAGCACGTGTCGTTCGCGTATCCGATTCTGCAGGCCAGGAGCAAGTCTTCGGGCGCAAAGGGCGACCAAGCCACGCCCGCCCCCCGCGCGGTCCTGAAAGATGTTTCGCTCGACATTCGCGCGGGTATGACCGTCGCGCTCGTCGGCGCCAGCGGCAGCGGCAAGACCACACTCTGCAATCTGATCGCGCGATTCTTTGATCCCTGCGAAGTACCGGATGAGGAAGCACCCGGCGGCAAATGGCCCGCCGGCCGGATCATGCTCGACGGCGTCGATCTCAAGAACATCGATGTGCGATCCTTCCGCAGGCTGCTGGGAATCGTCGAGCAGGACGTTTTTCTGTTTGATGGCACGATCGCGGCGAACATCGCGTACGGTCGGCTGGCCTCCAGCGGCAACGGTTTGGTCACCGAAGAAGAAGTCATGCAGGCCGTGAAGCGTGCGGCGGAATCTGCGAATGCCGCGGAGTTCATCGACAGGCTTGAGCACGGGTATCAGACGCTGATCGGCGAGCGGGGAGTGCGGCTGAGCGGCGGGCAGAAGCAACGGCTCGCGATCGCGCGGGCGCTACTCGCGGATCCCGCGATCCTTATTCTGGACGAGGCCACGAGCAACCTCGACGCCGAAAGCGAGGCGCTTATTCAGCGGAGCCTCGGAGTTCTGATGAAGGGCCGCACCTGCTTCGTGATCGCCCACAGATTGAGCACCATCCGGCACGCCGATCTCATCGTCGTGCTCGAACAGGGCCGGGTCGTGGAAACAGGCACGCACCAGCAACTGCTGGCGTTCGAGGGCCGCTACGCCGATCTGCTTCGAACCCAGCTCGAGGCCCATTCGCCCGACGCCGCAAGGGGTATCCGCGAGGACCTCGCGGAATCCAGGCATTTATTGGGCGATACCGCGGCCTCCGGCATTTCGGAATGA